GCTATTTTGAGCAAGTTTGACTTGTGAGTAAGTCTTCTGAGCAAGTAAGGCGGTCTAACTAGAAGTGTGAAACACTAGTAATTGTTAATTAATAAGGAAAATTATATGTGGGATCAGCGTTATAGTAATGCAGAGTATGTCTATGGCACAGCACCCAATGATTTTTTGAGAGAGCAGTTTCAAAAGATACCTGCAGGCGGGTATGTCCTGTGTCTGGCAGAAGGAGAGGGTAGAAACGCGGTATTTTTAGCGGAGCAAGGTTATAAGGTTACAGCCATTGACCGATCGGAAGTCGGCCTCAATAAAGCGCTAAAATTGGCCTGTGATAAAGGCGTTGCGATCATTACTCATGTGACAGACTTGGCTGATTATGCATTGGGTGAGGCGCAATGGGACGGTATTGTTTCTATCTCAGCGCATATGCCAGAAGCAGTGCGCCAGCACGTGCATGCACAGGTAGCACCTGCATTAAGACCAGGTGGTGTCATGATTCTTGAGGCTTATACTGAGCAGCAGCTTGAGATGGAAGGAGTTGGTGGGCCGCCTGCCTCTCAAAAAGAGATGTTTATGTCGTTAGAGAAGTTGCGAGCAGAGCTTTCTGATCTTGAAGAAGTTAAGGGTGATGAAGTTCAGCGAAATATTTCGGAAGGTAAGATGCATAGTGGGCCTAGTGCAGTTGTGCAGTTTGTCGGTCGTAAAAACTAAACGGTACCTTGTGGTAATAACAAGCAGCAAGCTTTTGCTTACGACAGTTCACGCCAGTGCAGCCACAAGCGAGTATCCAGCTCAAGCTGATGATAGTCGGGCTCCATATGACAGCATAGCTGATAGAAAGCTTTGTTATGCTCATGCTCTTTGAAGTGTGCCAGTTCATGCACGACAATCATGCGCAAAAACTCAGCTGGAGCCTCTTTAAATAAGCTCGCGACTGCGATGCTGTTATGGGACTTGAGTTTGCTGCCCTGTACTCGAGATTGAAAGGTATGGGTACCCAAGGCATGTTTAAGTACTTTGAGCTTGCTGTTATAACTGACTTGAGTCAGAGGTCCGCTTTTACGCATATATTGATTTTTTAGATCATTTACGTATTGATATAGGGCTTTGTCACTTTGTATTTGGTGCTGGCTAGGATACTTCTCTTTAAGATAACTCCCCAGTTGACCATTGCTAATGAGCATTGCTACTTGGCTGTGAATGTGCTCAGGGTAATGAGCGATGTATTTTAGAGTAGTCATCTGCTGTATCCTTCTAAGACTTGCAATGAATAGTTGGAATAAATAGTTTGTAACTCGCTCT
The sequence above is a segment of the Psychrobacter fulvigenes genome. Coding sequences within it:
- a CDS encoding SAM-dependent methyltransferase, giving the protein MWDQRYSNAEYVYGTAPNDFLREQFQKIPAGGYVLCLAEGEGRNAVFLAEQGYKVTAIDRSEVGLNKALKLACDKGVAIITHVTDLADYALGEAQWDGIVSISAHMPEAVRQHVHAQVAPALRPGGVMILEAYTEQQLEMEGVGGPPASQKEMFMSLEKLRAELSDLEEVKGDEVQRNISEGKMHSGPSAVVQFVGRKN
- a CDS encoding M48 family metallopeptidase — encoded protein: MTTLKYIAHYPEHIHSQVAMLISNGQLGSYLKEKYPSQHQIQSDKALYQYVNDLKNQYMRKSGPLTQVSYNSKLKVLKHALGTHTFQSRVQGSKLKSHNSIAVASLFKEAPAEFLRMIVVHELAHFKEHEHNKAFYQLCCHMEPDYHQLELDTRLWLHWRELS